A section of the Streptomyces sp. NBC_01363 genome encodes:
- a CDS encoding MFS transporter: MPSDTGNPAVPPAPDTTAPDTTDAGTSGGYRAVFAVREFRAVFAAHLLSLLGVVVSELALTVLVYGLTGSPLLSALTFALGLLPYLVGGTLFAGVADRYPARRVLVTCDLICAGCVIVMVLPGTPVGGLLALRCLIAAVSPVFTGTRMAALTDILGEGERYILGRSLLRIVSQSALLAGFGVGGVLLAALSPRGAITITAVTFLCSAALLRFGTRDRPARSGGDDRGALLRESLAGARGLLGNRRIRALMLLFWVPPLFVVAPEALAAPYADEIGAGPVVLGLLMCAMPVGQIAAELYVGAALSPRLRALVVLPAATAGLLPLVVYGFRPGTVATALALVLAGAGGAYVIGLDQWFVEAVPEPLRGRAMTLLTAGLMTLQGIGMALAGLAAEFLPVHQVVAGAGAVGALCVLLLVLEVRRTAPNGRIRTEVRDGADQHMTSG; encoded by the coding sequence ATGCCGTCAGACACCGGAAACCCAGCAGTCCCTCCCGCCCCCGACACGACAGCCCCCGACACGACTGACGCCGGTACATCCGGCGGCTACCGTGCCGTCTTCGCCGTACGGGAGTTCCGGGCGGTCTTCGCCGCGCATCTGCTCTCCCTCCTCGGCGTCGTCGTCAGCGAGCTCGCACTCACCGTCCTGGTGTACGGACTCACCGGCTCGCCCCTGCTCAGCGCCCTCACCTTCGCGCTCGGCCTTCTTCCGTACCTCGTCGGAGGCACCCTCTTCGCCGGGGTCGCCGACCGGTACCCCGCCCGCCGGGTCCTCGTCACCTGCGATCTGATCTGCGCCGGCTGCGTCATCGTGATGGTGCTGCCGGGCACCCCGGTCGGCGGACTGCTCGCGCTGCGCTGCCTGATCGCCGCCGTCTCGCCGGTCTTCACCGGGACGCGGATGGCCGCCCTCACCGACATCCTGGGCGAGGGCGAGCGCTACATCCTCGGCCGCTCGCTGCTGCGGATCGTCTCGCAGAGTGCGCTGCTCGCCGGCTTCGGAGTGGGCGGGGTGCTGCTCGCCGCGCTGTCGCCACGCGGTGCGATCACGATCACCGCGGTGACCTTCCTCTGCTCGGCGGCCCTGCTCCGCTTCGGCACCCGGGACCGCCCCGCCAGGTCCGGTGGGGACGACCGGGGCGCCCTGCTGCGGGAGTCGCTCGCCGGAGCCCGCGGCCTGCTCGGGAACCGCAGGATCCGCGCGCTGATGCTGCTCTTCTGGGTGCCCCCGCTGTTCGTCGTCGCACCGGAGGCGCTGGCGGCTCCGTACGCCGACGAGATCGGGGCCGGCCCCGTCGTGCTCGGGTTGCTGATGTGCGCGATGCCCGTCGGCCAGATCGCCGCCGAGCTGTACGTCGGCGCCGCGCTGAGCCCCCGGCTGCGCGCCCTGGTCGTGCTGCCGGCCGCCACCGCGGGACTGCTGCCCCTGGTGGTGTACGGATTCCGCCCCGGCACGGTCGCGACCGCGCTCGCCCTGGTGCTCGCCGGGGCGGGCGGGGCGTACGTCATCGGCCTCGACCAATGGTTCGTCGAAGCCGTTCCGGAGCCGTTGCGCGGCAGGGCCATGACCCTGCTCACCGCCGGCCTGATGACGCTCCAGGGGATCGGCATGGCCCTCGCCGGGCTCGCGGCCGAATTCCTCCCCGTGCATCAGGTGGTCGCCGGAGCCGGTGCGGTCGGCGCCCTCTGCGTGCTGCTGCTCGTCCTGGAAGTCAGGAGAACCGCGCCCAACGGTCGGATTCGGACCGAAGTTCGAGACGGGGCTGACCAGCATATGACCAGTGGGTAA
- a CDS encoding MarR family winged helix-turn-helix transcriptional regulator: protein MPKPLSLPFDPIARADELWQQRWGPVPSMGAITSIMRAQQILLAEVDAVVKPYGLTFARYEALVLLTFSKAGELPMSKIGERLMVHPTSVTNTVDRLVRSGLVAKRPNPNDGRGTLASITEKGREVVEAATKDLVGMEFGLGVYDAEECAEIFAMLRPLRIAAKDFEEA, encoded by the coding sequence GTGCCGAAGCCGCTCAGTCTCCCCTTCGATCCCATCGCCCGCGCCGACGAACTCTGGCAGCAGCGCTGGGGCCCCGTGCCCTCGATGGGGGCGATCACCTCGATCATGCGCGCCCAGCAGATCCTGCTCGCCGAGGTCGACGCGGTCGTCAAGCCGTACGGACTGACCTTCGCGCGGTACGAGGCACTGGTGCTGCTCACCTTCTCCAAGGCCGGTGAGCTGCCGATGTCCAAGATCGGCGAGCGGCTCATGGTCCACCCCACCTCCGTCACCAACACCGTGGACCGGCTGGTGCGCTCCGGCCTGGTCGCCAAGCGCCCCAACCCCAACGACGGCCGCGGCACCCTCGCCTCCATCACGGAGAAGGGCCGCGAGGTCGTCGAGGCGGCGACCAAGGACCTGGTCGGCATGGAGTTCGGGCTCGGCGTGTACGACGCCGAGGAGTGCGCGGAGATCTTCGCCATGCTGCGGCCGTTGCGGATCGCGGCCAAGGATTTCGAAGAGGCATAG
- a CDS encoding DUF3817 domain-containing protein, translated as MKRSVLTRYRVMAYVTAVMLLVLCTCMVFKYGFEKGEGLTLVVSQIHGVLYIIYLIFAFDLGSKAKWPMGKLLWVLISGTIPTAAFFVERKVVREVEPLIVDGSPATAKA; from the coding sequence ATGAAACGCAGTGTGCTGACCCGGTACCGGGTGATGGCCTACGTCACCGCCGTCATGTTGCTGGTGCTCTGCACCTGCATGGTCTTCAAGTACGGCTTCGAGAAGGGCGAGGGTCTGACGCTCGTCGTCTCCCAGATCCACGGTGTCCTCTACATCATCTACCTGATCTTCGCCTTCGATCTCGGCTCCAAGGCGAAGTGGCCGATGGGCAAGCTGCTCTGGGTACTGATCTCCGGTACCATCCCGACGGCCGCGTTCTTCGTCGAGCGCAAGGTCGTCCGTGAGGTCGAGCCGCTGATCGTCGACGGTTCCCCCGCGACCGCCAAGGCCTGA